Proteins found in one Amycolatopsis umgeniensis genomic segment:
- a CDS encoding MlaE family ABC transporter permease: MTNPVALLARAPEKAAAGLREFGRMCAMGLDVILAMFRRPVQVREFIQQFWFIASVSITPAILVSIPFGAVISLQLGSLTSQIGAQQFNGAASVLAVVQQASPIVTTLIIAGAGGSAICADLGARSIREEIDAMEVLGVSPIHRLIVPRVQAAIGVSVLLNGLVSVVGVLGGYFFNVIVQGGTPGAYLASFNALAQLPDLVISSIKAFIFGFLAGVVAAYRGLNPKGGPKGVGDVVNQSVVITFLLLFFVNTILTALYLQLVPAKGT, translated from the coding sequence ATGACCAATCCCGTCGCCCTGCTCGCCCGCGCGCCGGAAAAGGCCGCCGCGGGATTGCGCGAATTCGGCCGCATGTGCGCCATGGGGCTCGACGTCATCCTCGCGATGTTCCGCCGCCCGGTTCAGGTCCGCGAGTTCATCCAGCAGTTCTGGTTCATCGCCAGTGTGTCGATCACGCCGGCGATCCTCGTGTCGATCCCGTTCGGCGCGGTCATCTCGCTGCAGCTCGGCTCGCTCACGAGCCAGATCGGCGCACAGCAGTTCAACGGCGCCGCGAGCGTGCTCGCCGTCGTGCAACAGGCCAGCCCGATCGTGACGACGCTGATCATCGCCGGCGCCGGCGGTTCGGCGATCTGCGCGGACCTCGGCGCCCGCTCCATCCGCGAGGAGATCGACGCGATGGAAGTGCTCGGCGTCTCGCCGATCCACCGGCTCATCGTGCCTCGGGTGCAGGCGGCCATCGGGGTTTCGGTGCTGCTGAACGGTTTGGTCAGTGTCGTCGGCGTGCTCGGCGGTTACTTCTTCAACGTCATCGTGCAGGGCGGGACACCGGGCGCGTACCTCGCGAGTTTCAACGCGCTGGCGCAGCTGCCCGACCTCGTCATCAGCTCGATCAAGGCGTTCATCTTCGGTTTCCTCGCCGGTGTCGTCGCGGCCTACCGGGGGCTGAACCCCAAGGGCGGCCCTAAAGGCGTCGGCGACGTCGTCAACCAGTCGGTGGTGATCACGTTTCTGCTCCTGTTCTTCGTCAACACCATCCTGACCGCGCTGTACCTGCAACTCGTCCCGGCGAAGGGAACCTGA
- a CDS encoding MCE family protein, with product MKSRFKCAALLALTLAATGCSGGVDVYDIPLPGGAALGERPIHVTASFTNVLDLVPQSGVKVNDVPVGQVRTVELAPDGRSAVVGLLINGDVNLPANAVARLRQASILGEKFVELAPPAEGTPNGRLVDGAVIPLASSSLTPEIEEVFGALSLLLNGGGVAQVQNITRELNDALGGKESAARSLLANLDTFVRGLDEHKAEITRAIESVNKLAATLNGNTEEIKATLNGLTPGIEVLNQQRQALVGMLKSLDGLTSVAVDTVNRSKDDLVADLKALEPLLRRLADSGDKLPKAMEMIFTFPFPDAALEAIRGDYLNTFLTFKNSGGR from the coding sequence ATGAAGTCCCGGTTCAAATGCGCGGCCCTGCTGGCCCTCACGCTGGCCGCCACCGGCTGCAGCGGCGGTGTCGACGTCTACGACATCCCGTTGCCGGGCGGCGCCGCGCTGGGCGAGCGCCCGATCCACGTCACGGCGAGTTTCACCAACGTGCTGGATCTCGTGCCGCAGTCCGGGGTGAAGGTCAACGACGTCCCGGTCGGGCAGGTGCGGACGGTCGAACTGGCGCCGGACGGCCGCAGCGCGGTGGTCGGACTGCTGATCAACGGGGACGTGAACCTGCCCGCCAACGCCGTCGCGCGGCTGCGGCAGGCGAGCATCCTCGGTGAGAAGTTCGTCGAGCTCGCGCCGCCCGCCGAAGGGACACCGAACGGGCGGTTGGTCGACGGCGCGGTGATCCCGCTCGCCAGTTCGTCGCTGACCCCGGAGATCGAGGAGGTCTTCGGCGCGCTTTCCCTGCTGCTCAATGGTGGAGGCGTCGCGCAGGTGCAGAACATCACCCGCGAACTGAACGACGCGCTCGGCGGCAAGGAAAGCGCGGCCCGCAGCCTGCTGGCGAATCTCGACACCTTCGTGCGCGGGCTCGACGAGCACAAGGCGGAGATCACGCGCGCGATCGAGAGTGTCAACAAACTCGCGGCGACGCTGAACGGGAACACCGAAGAGATCAAGGCGACGCTGAACGGGCTCACCCCCGGGATCGAGGTGCTGAACCAGCAGCGTCAGGCGCTCGTCGGGATGCTGAAGTCGCTGGACGGGCTCACTTCGGTCGCGGTCGACACGGTGAACCGCAGCAAGGACGACCTCGTCGCCGACCTCAAAGCGCTCGAGCCGTTGCTGCGGCGGCTGGCCGACTCCGGGGACAAGCTGCCGAAGGCGATGGAGATGATCTTCACCTTCCCGTTCCCCGACGCCGCGCTCGAGGCCATCCGCGGCGACTACCTGAACACGTTCCTGACCTTCAAGAACAGTGGTGGCCGCTGA
- a CDS encoding MCE family protein gives MGRHFTLSDLGAHARRRAWLRRLAVAVVAGLLVTAAWPLLTRQADRILTGYFTATVGVYPNTEVRVLGVPIGSVTKVEPRATNVEVTMSVRPDVKLPADVGAVVITPSLVADRYVQLTPVYLGGPELGGDARIPPERTVTPVEVDELLGSLNQLMTALGPKGANRDGAVSDVLTKAATYLDGNGGKLGEAIKNLGEFARTASDSKDDLFNSVDNISKFTAMLASNDDKVKQAIQQISSISKILADQRDQFSGAMTELTEALSVVQGFIKDNRGKVKSDVDKLAEITKVLTQQKASLSEALDAAPNALANVLGAYNQGAGTLDGRGNLTEFSGAK, from the coding sequence ATGGGGCGCCACTTCACGTTGTCCGATCTCGGGGCGCACGCCCGGCGACGGGCCTGGTTGCGGCGGCTCGCGGTCGCCGTCGTCGCGGGGCTGCTCGTGACGGCGGCCTGGCCGCTGCTGACGCGGCAGGCCGATCGCATCCTGACCGGGTACTTCACCGCGACTGTCGGGGTGTACCCGAACACCGAGGTGCGCGTGCTCGGGGTCCCGATCGGTTCGGTGACCAAGGTCGAACCGCGGGCCACGAACGTCGAGGTGACGATGTCGGTCCGGCCCGACGTCAAACTGCCCGCCGACGTCGGCGCCGTCGTGATCACGCCGAGCCTGGTCGCCGACCGGTACGTGCAGCTGACCCCGGTGTACCTCGGCGGGCCGGAACTGGGCGGCGACGCCCGGATCCCACCCGAGCGCACCGTGACCCCCGTCGAGGTCGACGAACTCCTCGGCAGTCTCAACCAGCTGATGACCGCGCTGGGACCGAAGGGCGCCAACCGGGACGGAGCCGTCAGCGACGTTCTGACCAAGGCCGCGACCTACCTCGACGGCAACGGCGGCAAACTCGGCGAGGCGATCAAGAACCTCGGCGAGTTCGCCAGGACGGCGAGCGATTCCAAGGACGACCTGTTCAACTCCGTCGACAACATCAGCAAGTTCACCGCGATGCTCGCCTCGAACGACGACAAGGTGAAACAGGCGATCCAGCAGATCTCCTCGATCAGCAAGATCCTGGCCGATCAGCGGGACCAGTTCTCCGGTGCGATGACCGAACTCACCGAGGCGCTCAGCGTGGTTCAGGGCTTCATCAAGGACAACCGGGGCAAAGTGAAGTCCGATGTGGACAAACTCGCCGAGATCACCAAGGTGCTCACGCAGCAGAAGGCGTCGCTGAGCGAGGCGCTCGACGCCGCGCCGAACGCGCTGGCGAACGTGCTCGGCGCGTACAACCAGGGCGCGGGAACGCTGGACGGCCGAGGGAACCTCACCGAATTCTCGGGGGCGAAATGA
- a CDS encoding ABC transporter permease: MTEARHRAPSPLVLTDPATWPPSTFGTQVRVLAVRSLKTAFGDRRLVFFGLLQPIVLLLLFSQVFNGVSTLPGVAAYQGYVNFLVPATLVNIAMTTAMSSGAGLLAEIYSGFTGRLRCMPISLSAVLVARTISDSARLAVQLVVTALASLVLLGFRPTGGVFGVTAALLLTLVVGWCLSWIFVAITTWLRKAETLQMASFVVMFPLMFSSSAYMPLETMPAWLRVASAINPLTYAIDATRALALGRPSGWSIPISLAIAAVAALAGGWIAARTFRSPREAPPR; encoded by the coding sequence ATGACCGAGGCACGCCACCGCGCGCCGTCCCCGCTGGTGCTGACCGATCCGGCGACCTGGCCGCCGAGCACCTTCGGCACCCAGGTGCGGGTGCTCGCCGTCCGGTCGCTGAAGACCGCTTTCGGCGACCGGCGGCTGGTGTTCTTCGGTCTGCTGCAACCGATCGTGCTGCTCCTGCTGTTCAGTCAGGTCTTCAACGGGGTCAGCACGCTGCCCGGTGTCGCGGCCTACCAGGGCTACGTGAACTTCCTCGTCCCGGCGACGCTGGTGAACATCGCGATGACCACCGCGATGAGTTCGGGCGCCGGCCTGCTCGCGGAGATCTACAGTGGATTCACCGGACGCCTGCGATGCATGCCCATCAGCCTTTCGGCCGTCCTGGTGGCCCGCACCATCTCCGACTCCGCCCGGCTGGCCGTGCAACTGGTGGTGACGGCGCTCGCCAGCTTGGTGCTGCTCGGTTTCCGGCCGACCGGCGGGGTTTTCGGTGTCACCGCGGCGCTTCTGCTCACGCTCGTCGTCGGCTGGTGCCTGAGCTGGATCTTCGTCGCCATCACGACCTGGCTGCGCAAGGCCGAAACCCTGCAGATGGCGTCTTTCGTGGTCATGTTCCCGCTGATGTTCTCCTCCAGCGCCTACATGCCGCTCGAAACCATGCCCGCCTGGCTACGGGTGGCCTCGGCGATCAACCCGCTGACCTACGCGATCGACGCGACGAGGGCGCTCGCGCTGGGACGGCCGTCGGGCTGGTCGATCCCGATCTCACTCGCGATCGCGGCCGTGGCGGCGCTGGCGGGCGGGTGGATCGCGGCGAGGACTTTCCGGTCGCCACGGGAAGCTCCGCCGCGGTGA
- a CDS encoding MCE family protein gives MSARARTQAAGVIFLVILVLLGWVAVAIFNKDFDRAELVTLKTDRVGNQLAPPAEVKVRGVPFGEVRAVRGSADGAEIDLAIDPAKIDQLPRNVSARLLPKTVFGERYVNLVLPERPAGGSLQDGDVIGQDWSANAIELERVLGDLLPLLRAVQPQKLNSSLGAISLALDNRGKALGDSIVQLNDLLGQVNPLMPQFKADISSLADVADLYTGAAPDILKALSDLSTTAKTIVDTRADLDKLYTSVTTASGDLNKFLVQNKDNIIGVSVKSRPTLELLSRYSPEFPCLFDAVNRLKPVMEKALGKGTGEPGLHVTLSVHDPRDKYVPGRDDPRFDQKGGPRCYGGGTTSAAVVSAADGDLGPANSKGERGLVAEILAPSLGMKPAEVPDWSSVLVGPALRGTEVSVR, from the coding sequence ATGAGCGCGCGGGCGCGGACACAGGCCGCCGGGGTGATCTTCCTCGTCATCCTGGTGCTGCTGGGCTGGGTCGCGGTGGCCATCTTCAACAAGGACTTCGACCGCGCGGAACTGGTCACGCTCAAAACCGACAGGGTCGGCAACCAGCTGGCCCCGCCCGCCGAGGTCAAGGTCCGCGGCGTGCCGTTCGGCGAGGTCAGGGCGGTCCGGGGCAGCGCGGACGGCGCGGAGATCGACCTGGCCATCGACCCGGCGAAGATCGATCAGCTGCCGAGGAACGTCTCGGCCCGGCTGCTGCCCAAGACGGTGTTCGGCGAGCGATACGTCAATCTCGTCCTTCCGGAACGGCCCGCCGGTGGTTCGCTGCAGGACGGCGACGTCATCGGCCAGGACTGGTCGGCCAACGCGATCGAACTGGAACGCGTCCTCGGCGACCTGCTGCCCTTGTTGCGGGCGGTGCAGCCGCAGAAGCTGAACAGTTCGCTCGGTGCGATCTCGCTCGCGCTCGACAATCGCGGGAAAGCCTTGGGGGACAGCATCGTCCAGCTCAACGACCTGCTCGGTCAGGTGAACCCGTTGATGCCGCAGTTCAAGGCGGACATCAGCAGCCTCGCCGACGTCGCCGATCTCTACACCGGTGCCGCGCCGGACATCCTCAAGGCCCTGTCGGATCTCTCCACGACCGCGAAGACCATTGTGGACACTCGTGCCGATCTCGACAAGCTGTACACCAGTGTCACCACCGCGAGCGGTGACCTGAACAAGTTCCTGGTGCAGAACAAGGACAACATCATCGGCGTCAGCGTGAAGAGCAGGCCGACACTGGAACTGCTGTCGCGCTATTCGCCCGAGTTCCCGTGCCTGTTCGACGCGGTGAACCGGCTCAAGCCGGTGATGGAGAAGGCCTTGGGCAAGGGCACCGGTGAGCCGGGGCTGCACGTGACGTTGTCCGTCCACGATCCGCGCGACAAGTACGTGCCGGGGCGGGACGATCCGCGGTTCGACCAAAAGGGCGGCCCGCGGTGCTACGGCGGGGGCACGACTTCGGCGGCGGTGGTGAGCGCCGCCGATGGGGACCTCGGCCCGGCAAATTCGAAGGGGGAGCGAGGGCTGGTCGCCGAGATCCTGGCGCCGTCGCTCGGGATGAAACCGGCCGAGGTCCCGGACTGGAGCAGCGTGCTCGTGGGCCCGGCGTTGCGCGGAACGGAGGTGTCCGTCCGATGA
- a CDS encoding ABC transporter permease, giving the protein MTSVPERAREAFKRPGNSLFELGDQLLFYVRALAAIPMAVTRYFREVVRLLAEVTFGSGALAVIGGTVGVMVGLCVFTGITVGLQGFSALNQINISAMTGFLTAYFNTREIAPLSAGLALSATVGAGFTAQLGAMRISEEIDALEVMAVRSMPYLVTTRIVAGFIAIIPLYVIGLLISYLGSRVTTVVFFGQSGGTYDHYFSLFLPPEDVLWSFAKVLVFSVGVILTHCFYGYRAAGGPAGVGVAVGRAVRTSIVLISVLDLFLSLAIWGATTTVKVSG; this is encoded by the coding sequence GTGACCAGCGTCCCCGAGCGGGCCCGCGAGGCGTTCAAACGCCCCGGCAACAGTCTTTTCGAGCTGGGCGACCAGTTGCTGTTCTACGTCCGCGCGCTCGCGGCGATCCCGATGGCCGTCACCCGCTACTTCCGCGAGGTGGTGCGCCTGCTCGCCGAGGTGACCTTCGGCAGCGGCGCCCTCGCGGTGATCGGCGGCACCGTCGGCGTGATGGTCGGCCTGTGCGTGTTCACCGGGATCACGGTGGGGCTGCAGGGTTTCAGCGCGTTGAACCAGATCAACATCTCCGCGATGACCGGCTTCCTCACCGCGTACTTCAACACTCGTGAGATCGCGCCGCTCTCGGCAGGGCTCGCGCTGTCCGCGACCGTCGGCGCCGGATTCACCGCGCAACTGGGCGCCATGCGGATCTCGGAAGAGATCGACGCGCTCGAGGTGATGGCCGTGCGCAGCATGCCGTACCTCGTCACCACCCGGATCGTGGCCGGGTTCATCGCGATCATCCCGCTCTACGTGATCGGCCTGCTGATCTCGTACCTCGGTTCGAGGGTGACGACGGTCGTCTTCTTCGGACAGTCCGGCGGCACCTACGACCACTACTTCTCCTTGTTCTTACCGCCCGAAGACGTCTTGTGGTCGTTCGCCAAGGTGCTCGTGTTCAGCGTCGGCGTCATCCTCACCCACTGCTTCTACGGTTATCGCGCCGCGGGCGGCCCGGCGGGCGTCGGGGTCGCCGTCGGCCGCGCGGTGCGGACGTCGATCGTGCTGATCAGCGTGCTCGACCTGTTCCTCAGCCTGGCCATCTGGGGCGCCACCACGACGGTGAAGGTCTCCGGATGA
- a CDS encoding DUF6801 domain-containing protein, which yields MKFPLKSKRSVQALAAGTVAAVAATLGIVGAGLSEAAPASLTLKYTCPFPLIGDQTLVVKIDTVLPDDAVAGKTSTPITFDVDVTVPADATAGLSLVGATTVEGSAKAAAVLKYPVDKTLNLGLPLVIPVTQVPESGEFHVKTSGKAPAVTFPSPGTASVTVGNFSTTMTPKNAQGQPTDLGTFTSDCVVQPGQNQQLGTFEIKPAGGGTTTPTTPTTPTTQPTPTTEPTPTTEPTPTTEPTPTTEPTPTTEPTPTTEPTPTTEPTPTPTTEPTPTPTTEPTPTTEPTPTPTTEPTPTPTTQPTPTTEPTPTTEPTPTPTTEPTPTTEPTPTTQPTPTTEPTPTTQPTSPTTAPTTTQPPGDTKIVYGVKGKTTIAGLNAKLPLGPGEFTAKLNAQSGTFTGQLSLPPSNVQFRFLGFFPASATVKINQVGDVTGTVNAGAVKADTKADVKLLTVRLFGFPILASSTCKTAKPADIPLVSSHGFNPLKGGKLTSEYKLPQFSGCGLLTPLISAMASGDGNSLEINLTKK from the coding sequence GTGAAGTTCCCACTGAAGTCGAAAAGATCCGTGCAAGCCTTGGCCGCCGGTACGGTGGCCGCCGTCGCGGCCACCCTGGGCATCGTCGGCGCGGGCTTGAGCGAGGCGGCGCCCGCGTCGCTGACGCTGAAGTACACCTGTCCGTTCCCGCTGATCGGCGACCAGACGCTGGTCGTGAAGATCGACACCGTCCTGCCGGACGACGCCGTGGCCGGGAAGACGTCCACCCCGATCACGTTCGACGTCGACGTCACCGTTCCGGCGGACGCGACGGCGGGGCTCTCGCTCGTCGGCGCCACCACCGTCGAGGGCAGCGCGAAGGCCGCCGCGGTGCTGAAGTATCCGGTCGACAAGACGCTGAACCTCGGTCTGCCGCTGGTCATCCCGGTCACGCAGGTGCCGGAGTCGGGCGAGTTCCACGTCAAGACGAGCGGCAAGGCGCCCGCGGTCACGTTCCCCAGCCCCGGCACCGCTTCGGTGACCGTCGGGAACTTCAGTACGACCATGACGCCGAAGAACGCGCAGGGGCAGCCGACCGACCTCGGCACGTTCACCTCGGACTGCGTCGTCCAGCCGGGACAGAACCAGCAGCTGGGGACGTTCGAGATCAAACCGGCCGGCGGTGGCACGACGACGCCGACCACTCCGACGACGCCCACCACACAGCCGACTCCGACGACGGAGCCGACGCCCACGACGGAGCCGACTCCGACGACCGAGCCGACTCCCACCACGGAGCCGACCCCGACCACGGAACCGACTCCCACCACGGAGCCCACGCCGACCACGGAGCCGACACCCACGCCGACCACGGAGCCGACTCCGACGCCGACCACGGAACCGACCCCGACCACCGAGCCGACGCCGACTCCCACCACGGAACCGACGCCGACGCCGACGACCCAGCCGACTCCCACCACGGAGCCGACTCCGACCACCGAGCCCACGCCGACTCCGACCACGGAACCGACGCCCACGACCGAGCCCACGCCGACCACGCAGCCGACTCCCACCACGGAGCCGACCCCGACGACCCAGCCGACGAGCCCGACCACCGCGCCGACCACGACGCAGCCGCCGGGTGACACCAAGATCGTCTACGGCGTCAAGGGGAAGACCACCATCGCCGGGCTGAACGCCAAGCTGCCGCTGGGGCCCGGTGAGTTCACCGCGAAGCTGAACGCCCAGTCGGGCACCTTCACCGGTCAGCTGTCGCTGCCGCCGTCGAACGTGCAGTTCCGGTTCCTCGGCTTCTTCCCTGCCTCGGCGACGGTGAAGATCAACCAGGTCGGCGATGTGACGGGCACCGTCAACGCCGGCGCGGTCAAGGCCGACACGAAGGCCGACGTCAAGCTGCTCACGGTGCGGCTGTTCGGCTTCCCGATCTTGGCGAGCTCGACGTGCAAGACGGCCAAGCCCGCCGACATCCCGCTGGTTTCGTCGCACGGCTTCAACCCGTTGAAGGGCGGCAAGCTGACGTCCGAGTACAAGCTGCCGCAGTTCAGCGGCTGCGGCCTGCTGACGCCGTTGATCAGCGCGATGGCCTCGGGTGACGGCAACAGCCTCGAGATCAACCTCACCAAGAAGTAG
- a CDS encoding ATP-binding cassette domain-containing protein, giving the protein MEQAAIEVTGLAKHYGEVTALAGVSLRVGRGTVLAVLGHNGAGKTTLIDILSTRVKPSGGSAKVCGFDVVRAGHHVRRRIGVTGQFAAVDDALSGRGNLELVARLLGANRRQARARAAELLAMFGLDDAADRPASTYSGGMRRRLDLAAGLVGSPDVLFLDEPTTGLDPLSRAGLWDGVERLAARGTTVVLTTQYLEEADRLADHVIVLGLGHVTVAGRPSELKARLGERTATLTFGTGLAAHRALAALHRLGMGCTTSASGLVLGVALSGPSDITVLVRALDAAGAPMKDLTVTEPTLDDVYLSLHRNPAVPS; this is encoded by the coding sequence ATGGAGCAGGCTGCCATCGAAGTGACCGGCCTCGCCAAGCACTACGGTGAAGTGACGGCCCTCGCCGGCGTCAGCCTTCGTGTCGGCCGCGGCACCGTACTCGCGGTGCTCGGCCACAACGGTGCCGGGAAGACGACGCTGATCGACATCCTCAGCACCCGCGTCAAACCGAGCGGCGGCAGCGCCAAGGTGTGCGGTTTCGACGTCGTCCGCGCCGGCCATCACGTCCGGCGGCGGATCGGGGTGACCGGCCAGTTCGCGGCGGTCGACGACGCGCTCTCCGGGCGCGGCAACCTCGAACTCGTCGCACGGCTGCTGGGCGCGAACCGGCGCCAGGCCAGGGCCCGCGCGGCCGAACTGCTCGCCATGTTCGGTCTCGACGACGCCGCGGACCGGCCCGCGAGCACCTACTCCGGCGGGATGCGGCGGCGGCTCGATCTCGCCGCCGGGCTCGTCGGCTCCCCCGACGTCCTCTTCCTCGACGAGCCGACGACCGGCCTCGACCCGCTCAGCCGCGCGGGCCTGTGGGACGGCGTCGAACGGCTCGCCGCGCGAGGCACCACCGTCGTGCTCACCACGCAGTATCTCGAGGAGGCGGACAGACTGGCGGATCACGTCATCGTGCTGGGGCTGGGGCATGTCACGGTCGCCGGGCGGCCGTCGGAACTGAAGGCCCGTCTCGGGGAACGGACCGCGACGCTGACCTTCGGCACCGGACTCGCCGCCCACCGGGCGCTGGCCGCGCTGCACCGGCTCGGCATGGGCTGCACGACGTCCGCCTCCGGGCTGGTGCTCGGCGTCGCGCTGTCCGGCCCCTCCGACATCACCGTGCTGGTCCGCGCGCTCGACGCCGCGGGCGCGCCGATGAAGGACCTCACCGTCACCGAGCCGACGCTCGACGACGTCTACCTTTCCCTGCACCGGAATCCGGCGGTCCCGTCATGA
- a CDS encoding MCE family protein, translating to MKAPRIKPFRSRNPIVVGAITAALMTVAGSAVFFSDDLPLVGGGTTYAAEFTEAAGLKRNDEVRVAGVKVGEVSDVLLDGGRVKVLFRVKDTWVGNRTTAAIKIKTLLGQKNLVIDPVGNAELDPDEPIPVERTSSPYDVTTVFNDLANTVGAIDTDQLAKAFGTLSETLGASTPQDVRTAFDGITALSKTLASRDEELVKLFQNTNKVSQTLGDRSQQIEALIRDGNTLLTELNARKDAIAKLFSGVKNLSVQLKGLVADNQKTLGPALDQLDRVATVLQRNQDKLSESLRLAGPFYRLLGNAVGNGRWIDTYICGLVPTGSTPGSCMPSRNGGR from the coding sequence GTGAAAGCGCCCAGGATCAAACCCTTCCGCAGCCGCAACCCGATCGTGGTAGGCGCCATCACGGCCGCGCTGATGACGGTCGCCGGCTCGGCGGTGTTCTTCTCCGACGATCTCCCGCTGGTCGGCGGCGGCACCACGTACGCGGCGGAGTTCACCGAGGCCGCCGGGCTCAAACGCAATGACGAGGTCCGGGTCGCCGGGGTGAAGGTCGGCGAGGTCTCCGACGTCCTGCTGGACGGTGGCCGCGTCAAGGTGCTGTTCCGGGTCAAGGACACCTGGGTCGGCAACCGCACCACCGCCGCGATCAAGATCAAGACGTTGCTGGGGCAGAAGAACCTGGTCATCGACCCGGTCGGCAACGCGGAGCTGGATCCGGACGAGCCGATCCCGGTGGAGCGCACGAGTTCTCCTTACGACGTCACCACGGTGTTCAACGACCTCGCGAACACGGTGGGCGCGATCGACACCGATCAGCTCGCGAAGGCGTTCGGGACGTTGTCGGAGACGCTCGGCGCCTCCACGCCCCAGGACGTCCGGACAGCCTTCGACGGCATCACCGCGCTGTCCAAGACGCTCGCGTCCCGGGACGAGGAACTGGTGAAGCTGTTCCAGAACACGAACAAGGTGTCCCAGACACTCGGCGACCGGTCGCAGCAGATCGAAGCGCTGATCCGCGACGGCAACACGCTGCTCACGGAACTGAACGCGCGCAAGGACGCCATCGCGAAGCTGTTCAGCGGCGTGAAGAACCTCTCGGTGCAGCTCAAGGGGCTCGTCGCGGACAACCAGAAGACGCTCGGTCCCGCACTCGACCAGCTCGACCGCGTCGCCACCGTGTTGCAGCGCAACCAGGACAAGCTCAGCGAGAGCCTGCGGCTGGCCGGGCCGTTCTACCGGCTGCTCGGCAACGCTGTCGGCAACGGCCGCTGGATCGACACCTACATCTGCGGGCTCGTCCCGACCGGCAGTACACCCGGCAGCTGCATGCCGTCGAGGAACGGGGGACGCTGA
- a CDS encoding MCE family protein yields MRSVVGPAIKGLIFFVITVVATGILAITIANSGVGTTVGYTARFTDATSVNPGDEVRMSGVRIGQVDSIGVVERRLADVRFSIENKRRLTEGASVTIRYRNLVGQRYLSIDPGPDGPAALTEGALIPPERTTPALDLTALFNGFKPLFQALSPNDVNQLSFEIVQVLQGEGSTIDSLLEHTASLTSTLAGKDKVIGEVVGNLNTVLDTLNSQGDQFDKLVDVTAQLVSGLAGDAKPIGQAIGGLGELTTATADLLQDGRAPLKDSINTLGDLSKNLADNTPVFEQFLSNLPKKLDRMGAMVSYGSWFNFYLCSVKSDAPPAPGGPPVGIPLTQGRCR; encoded by the coding sequence ATGAGGAGTGTCGTGGGCCCGGCGATCAAGGGCCTGATCTTCTTCGTGATCACCGTGGTGGCGACCGGGATCCTGGCCATCACCATCGCGAACTCCGGGGTCGGCACGACGGTCGGCTACACCGCCAGATTCACCGACGCGACGTCGGTCAACCCCGGGGACGAGGTCCGGATGTCCGGGGTCCGGATCGGTCAGGTGGATTCGATCGGGGTGGTCGAGCGGCGGCTGGCGGACGTGCGGTTCTCGATCGAGAACAAACGCCGTCTCACCGAGGGCGCCTCGGTCACCATCAGGTACCGCAACCTCGTCGGCCAGCGGTACCTGTCGATCGACCCCGGCCCGGACGGACCGGCCGCGCTGACCGAAGGCGCGCTGATCCCGCCGGAGCGGACGACTCCGGCGCTGGATCTCACCGCGTTGTTCAACGGGTTCAAACCGCTGTTCCAGGCGTTGTCGCCGAACGACGTCAACCAGCTGTCGTTCGAGATCGTGCAAGTGCTGCAAGGGGAGGGGAGCACCATCGACAGCCTCTTGGAGCACACCGCGTCGCTCACGAGCACCCTGGCGGGCAAGGACAAGGTGATCGGCGAGGTGGTCGGGAATCTCAACACGGTGCTCGACACGCTGAACTCCCAAGGTGATCAGTTCGACAAACTCGTCGACGTCACCGCGCAACTGGTCTCCGGGCTCGCCGGCGACGCGAAGCCCATCGGGCAGGCGATCGGCGGGCTCGGCGAGCTCACCACCGCCACCGCGGACCTGCTCCAGGACGGCCGCGCGCCGTTGAAGGACAGCATCAACACCCTCGGTGACCTGTCGAAGAATCTCGCCGACAACACCCCGGTGTTCGAGCAGTTCCTGTCCAACCTCCCGAAGAAGCTGGACCGCATGGGCGCGATGGTCTCGTACGGCTCGTGGTTCAACTTCTACCTGTGCTCGGTCAAATCGGACGCGCCACCCGCCCCGGGCGGCCCGCCGGTCGGCATCCCGCTGACCCAGGGACGGTGCCGGTGA